Part of the Triticum urartu cultivar G1812 chromosome 2, Tu2.1, whole genome shotgun sequence genome, GAATAGTGTCAGCTTTGAGTGACTTGTATTTGCCACTATTCACAtccaaatttgtcttttttgattCTTTATGTGTAGTTTGAATTAGGAGCTGAAACTTTTTGAGGTTGTACATCAAACATGGACATGTGTCTGCAAATATTTTCATAATGTTTGAACATGTTTTGTGTCTTCAAAAAGATTGATCTCACTTAAAGGCCAGATCCTATACTAGTCTCCCCCGGCCATCCCAGGTACAAATATTCTAGTACTAGTACCATGTCAAACTGGGGGCATCCCATGCAAAACATCAGACATATATAAATAGCAAGTTATACGTAACATGACACGATCATTTCTAGACTTCTAGTGCATGAATGGCAAGACTGAGTATGAAGGACTGAAATGATCACCACTTGCATCAGCTTTGCTTTCTTGATGGTACATGACATTCTGATTCCGTAGCCACGTcgaaaattctgaaataaattctGCATAAAAACAAGCATCATGATTTGAACCCTGATGAACTGAAAATTCCACTATCTTTCTAATCATCCAATCATAGATTGGTTCATGCTTTCTAGTACACGTAGCTTTCGTATTAGCCCATCCCGGCCGGGACCAAATTCAAATTTGCATTCTTAGCAGCCAGGCAAGAGAAAGCTGCTCGCCCGTCGATGCTTCTCCCCTGGCCTATGAAAGCTCCGCGAAGCCAAAGGACTGTTATAATATTTAATACTTTGGTGCCGTCGGCGTCACTGCACCTGCCAAGCTGCCTGCCATGGAGGAATGGTTCAGCTTGTGCTTCATAGCACTATGCACGCCGCTTGCCCTTTGGCTTCTCAAGCTCGCCGGCAGCAAGAAAGAGCCACAGAAGCACCATCTGCCGCCGCCAGGGCCATGGACTCTCCCGATCATCGGCAGCCTCCACCACGTCGCCAGCGCCCTCCCTCACCGCAGGATGATGGACCTGTCTCGCCGGCACGGCCCACTGATGCACCTCATGCTAGGCGAGGTCCCCACCGTGATCGTCTCCGGcgccgaggcggcggcgctggtgaTGAAGACCAACGACCTCGCCTTCGCGGGCCGGCCGCAGAGCGCGACGTCCGACATCTTCGGCTGCGGCGGCAAGAACATCGGCTTCGCCCCCTACGGCGAGCACTGGCGCCAGATGCGCAAGGTGTGCATCGTGGAGCTCCTCAGCTCCAGGCAGGTGAAGCGCATAGAGAGCATCAGGGCGGAGGAGGTGGGCAACCTCCTCCGCTCCATCGCCGCCATGGATGGCGCCACCGTCAACGTCAGCGAGAAGATGACGGAGCTGAGCAACGACATCGTGACGAGGGCGGTCTTCGGAGGCAAGTTCACGCAGCAGGAAGAGTACCTCCGCGAGCTGGATGAGGCGTTTGCGCTGGTGAGCGGCTTCTCCCCCGTCGACCTTTTCCCGTCGTCGCGGCTAGTCCGGTGGCTCAGCAACGACGAGCGCCGCATGAGGAGGTGCCACGGCCACATCCAACGCATCATCGCCAACGTCATAGACGGGCGCAAGGCCGGGCGAGCCGCCGCCGGAGTTGGTGCCTCCGGCACCGACGAGGAGGATCTGCTGGATGTGTTGCTCAGGCTGCAACAGGAGGACTCGTTGGAATTCCCTCTAACCACCGAGATCATAGGCGCCGTGTTGTTTGTAAGTGTTCCTGTTAGTTTCATGGTGCTATTAAACTATTTAGAGTTACTATTAATACTATGTTATTCTTCACAGAAGAAAAGTGACATGCTATTTGAAGAAAAGTAACATGCTAATGTTAAGTAGCTTTTTAGTCATTCATACTACAACATTATTTTATATGCAGAGATGTTTGATTGTGCTTTCCACGGCCTTGGTTTACAGGACATATTTGCAGGTGCCACGGCGACCATAGGAACCACCTTGACGTGGGCTATGTCGGAGCTTGTGCGCAGGCCTGAAACTATGGCCAGGGCACAACAAGAAGTCCGAGAGGTTCTTGGCGAAGACCGGGCTGTCATTACCAATAACGACCTCGCTAAACTCGACTACACGCAGATGGTCATCAAGGAAACCCTCAGGTTCCATCCGCCTGCTTCTCTAATTCCCCGCGCGTCCATAGAGGATTGTACTATCATGGGTTATGACATCCCCAAAGGCACCAATGTATACGTTAATGTCTTCGCGATTTCTCGAGATCCTGCATACTGGAACAATCCTGGCGAGTTTATGCCAGAGAGGTTTGAGAACAGCAACACAAATTACAATGGCTCGTACTTTGAATTCACTCCCTTCGGCGCAGGGCGGCGGCAATGCCCCGGGATTCAGTTTAGCTCGTCAGTCATGGAGATGACATTAACAAATATTCTCTATCACTTCAACTGGAAGCTTCCTGATGGTGCTAGCCCGGTTTCGCTTGACATGTCCGAGAAATTTGGGCTTGCAGTAAGCAGAAAGTATGACCTGAAACTTGAAGCTACTCCACACGTGTGGTTCAAAGCTATGCGGTCGAAGTCATAGAGAAAACTTGCATATTCATGTGCAAATGCAAGTAAACATACCTACACTATCAGAACATGTCAATGATGTCATTATTGCGCGTATGGTTGTACCTTTATGCAATAGAATAAGAGAAGCTCATTGCAAACATCGTGTTCTCGTATGAACAAAAACATTGTGGTATTGTACTGCTTTATCTATTATGAACTTCTGAATAATCATGACAGAAGATCCTGTAGAACATGGCTGTATTAGTTCtgtatgttcttatgaacttctGAATAACACATTTACCATTATTTAATTACCGCACGACGTGCTTATGGAATGGCTTTATTTAGAGAATATGATTTGTGGATTAGCAATATATATATGTGTTCTATGCAATTTTCATATCAGTGAATATGCTCAGCTCATATATCAGTGGTTGCCCGGTCCAGTACAGCTCTTGATATTTCCCCATGCAGGGCACCTATCTTAGGACAACCGACACACTTGACTGTAATATAATAGCAAAATATAACTGAACTTATTTTACATTCCTGAAACATACCAGATTCTATAGTCCAATACTAACAAGTAATCTCAGCCATCTGAGAGAGACTGAGGAGCaatgtttttttttttttttttttttttttttgcgggatgACTGAGGAGCAATGTTGAAAGTCAATGAAGATCATTTTTATCTACCTCTCAGTTGTGTCGAAGCAATATATGTTCCTGAGCATGAGAATACATTTCCAGAGCTCACCCAAGGTTACTATCAGGCTAGAGCAAACTCTTCGCTTTGCAAGTTCCTAACGAACGTCACGCCGAGTGCTGAGCTGCTGCATATTTTGAGTTTGCGGCTGCTAAAAGTGCCGCGCCGATGCCCGAGCCGTCCTTGGTGTGCTCGACGACAATGTGCTCCATGTCCTGTGGACCAAGCAGCTCCGCCATAGCCTCAACCATGTACGACCTGTACTGAGGGTAATTCTCGTAAAGTCCGCCGTCCATCGCTACCACTGTTCTTCTCCCCAAGATCAGACCCTTGG contains:
- the LOC125534967 gene encoding desmethyl-deoxy-podophyllotoxin synthase-like — translated: MEEWFSLCFIALCTPLALWLLKLAGSKKEPQKHHLPPPGPWTLPIIGSLHHVASALPHRRMMDLSRRHGPLMHLMLGEVPTVIVSGAEAAALVMKTNDLAFAGRPQSATSDIFGCGGKNIGFAPYGEHWRQMRKVCIVELLSSRQVKRIESIRAEEVGNLLRSIAAMDGATVNVSEKMTELSNDIVTRAVFGGKFTQQEEYLRELDEAFALVSGFSPVDLFPSSRLVRWLSNDERRMRRCHGHIQRIIANVIDGRKAGRAAAGVGASGTDEEDLLDVLLRLQQEDSLEFPLTTEIIGAVLFDIFAGATATIGTTLTWAMSELVRRPETMARAQQEVREVLGEDRAVITNNDLAKLDYTQMVIKETLRFHPPASLIPRASIEDCTIMGYDIPKGTNVYVNVFAISRDPAYWNNPGEFMPERFENSNTNYNGSYFEFTPFGAGRRQCPGIQFSSSVMEMTLTNILYHFNWKLPDGASPVSLDMSEKFGLAVSRKYDLKLEATPHVWFKAMRSKS